In the genome of Achromobacter sp. MFA1 R4, the window CCATCCAGACGGCATTGGAAGGACAGCATTTCGAACTGGCGACAGAACCCCTGCTCGCGCTGGACGGCCGCGTGGTCCGCACCGAAGCCATGCTGATGCTGCGCACCGCGCCCGACCAGGAGCCGATCCCGGCCACGCTCTTCATCCCGCCGGCCGTGCGGCTGGACCTGGTGGCGGAATGCGACCTGGAATCCGTGAGGCTGGGCCTGCAATGGCTGGCCCGCCATCCGGGCGAGCTCGCCGTGCGCGTGGCGCTGCCGTCGCTGCGCGGCCAGAAGTTTATGCGCCAGCTTGCGCTGCTGCTGACCGAAAACCGTCCGCTGGCGCGCCGCCTGTTCGTGGAAATCGACGCGCACGGACTGGTCGAATGCCACGAGCAGATCACCGCGTTTGCGCGCGTCGCCGCGGAGTTCGGCGCGCACATCGGCGTGCGCCGCCTGGCGCAGCAGTTCGGCGCGGTGGCGCAGTTGCACACGCTGCCGTTGTCCTACGTGAAACTGGGCGGGGGATTCGTGGGCGGCATGTCGCAAAGCCCGGGCAGCCAGCAACTGACCGCCTCGGTGCTGGAAACCGCCCGGTCGCTGGGGATCGCGGTCTATGCGGAAGACGTGCCGGACGCGGAGACCCAACGCATCCTGCACGGCCTGGGCATCGAGATCATGCGCGGCCAGGGCGTCAAGACGGCCAGCGGGGGACAAGGCTGAAGGCCCCGCGATCGGCAGACCATGCAAAACGGCCCGCGCAGGCCTTGCCGCGCGGGCCGTGTCGTCTGCGCGAGGCCGGACGCGCTCAGCGCGCGCCCTGGCCCTTGGACTGTTCGTAAAGCGGCATCACCTTCTGCGCTGCGGCTTGCAGGTCGCTGATGCGCGAGGCGGCCGACGGGTGGGTCGAGAGGATCTCGGGCGGTGCGCTGCCCTGGCTGGCCGCGCCCATCTTCTGCCACAGCGTCACGGCGGCGCGCGGGTCGTAGCCCGCCCTGGCGGCCAGTTCCACGCCCATGCGATCCGCTTCGGTCTCATGGGTGCGGCTGTTGGGCAGGGTGAACATCACGCTCGTAAACTGCCCGCCCAGGTCCGACGCCGCGGGAGACCCCGTGGCGATGGACAGCACCTGCAAGCCCAGATCGGTGGCCATCTGCTGGGATACGCGCTCGCGCGCATGTTCGCGCAGCGCGTGGGCGATCTCGTGGCCCAGCACCGCGGCCAGCTCATCGTCGGTCGGATTGATCTTTGAAATCAGCCCGGTGTAGACGGCTATCTTGCCGCCGGGCATGCACCAGGCGTTGATCTCGTCGCTGGACAGCACGTGGACTTCCCATTTCCAGCCTGTCGCATCGGGACGGAACACGCCCGCCTGCGCGATCAGGCGCTGGGAGATGTCCCGCACCCGGGCCACCTGCTTGGCGTCGCGGTCCAGCAGCCCCTTGGACTTGGCCTGCTGCAGGATGTCGGCGTATTGCTGGGCCGCCTCCTGCTCCAGGGCCTGCGAGGGCACCATGCTGGACATATATTGCGTGCGATTGACGCCCACGGCGCCAGACTGCGTAGTGTTCATGCCCGTGCAGCCGGCCAGTACGGCCAGCGACAGCACGGCTCCGGCATTGCGCAGAAAATGACGCTTCTGTTTCATGTCGGCCTCCAAGCCATTTCAACAACGGGAAAGCGTATCAGACCGGGGCGGCGCCACACTGCCCGCGGTGGCGCAGCGCGTGGTCGATCAGCACGAGCGCCAGCATGGCCTCGGCGATCGGCGTCGCGCGGATGCCGACGCAGGGGTCGTGGCGGCCCAGCGTCTGGACCATCACCGGCTCGTTGGCGCGGTTGACCGAGCGGCGCTCGACCCGGATGCTCGACGTGGGCTTGATCGCCAGCGACACGGTGATGGGCTGGCCCGTGGAGATGCCGCCCAGCACGCCCCCGGCGTGGTTGCTCAGAAAGCCCTCGGGCGTGATCTCGTCGCCATGTTCGGACCCGCGCTGCGCGATGCAGTCGAAGCCGGCGCCAATGGACACGCCCTTGACCGCGTTCAAGCCCATCATGACGTGGGCAATGTCGGCATCCAGACGGTCGTAGATGGGTTCGCCCCAGCCGGCCGGCAGGTTCTCTGCGACGACTTCAATGCGCGCACCGATGGAGTCGCCGTCCCGGCGCAACTGGTCCATATAGGCTTCCAGTTCGGGGACGACCTCGGCATTGGGGGCATAGAAGGGATTGTTGGGCACCTCGTCCCAGGAAACGAAAGGGATCGCGATGGGACCGAGCTGGCTCATGTAGCCGCGCACCTTCACGCCATGGTGTTCGGCCAGCCATTTCTTGGCGATGGCGCCGGCCGCCACGGTGGGCGCCGTTAGGCGCGCGGACGAACGGCCGCCGCCGCGCGGGTCGCGCATGCCGAACTTGCGCCAGTAGGCGAAGTCGGCGTGGCCGGGCCGGAAGGTGTCGGCAATGTTGGAATAATCCTTGCTGCGCGCATCGGTGTTGCGGATCAGGAGGCCGATGGGCGTGCCGGTGGTGACGCCGTCATAAACGCCCGACAGGATCTCGACCTGGTCGGCTTCCTGGCGCTGCGTCACGTGGCGCGAGGTGCCGGGACGGCGGCGGTCCAGCTCGGCCTGGATGTCCGAGGCGTCCAGCGCCAATCCGGGGGGACAGCCATCCACGACACAACCGATGGCCGGCCCGTGGGATTCGCCGAAATTCGTGACGGTAAAGAGAGTACCTAGGGTATTGCCGGGCATAGGGAGTCAACAGGTCGGGTTTGCAAGCAACCCCGATTATGACACCGCCGAGGCCAAAGCCTGGATCTGGGCGGCGGGCGCGGGCCTACCCAGCAAATAGCCCTGCATCACGCGGCATCCCAAGGACTTGAGGATTTCGCGCTGCCCTTCCGTCTCGACCCCCTCGGCCACGACTGGCAGATGCATCGCCTTGCACAGCCCGAACAGGGCCGACACGACCTCGCGGCTGCCGGCGTCCGATTCCAGGGCGGAAATGAAGCTGCGGTCGATCTTGACCCAGTCGATGGGCAGATGGCGCAGGTGGTTCAGGCTGGAATAGCCACAGCCGAAGTCGTCCAATGCCACGCCGATGCCCTTGTCGCGCAGGATGTTCAGGATCTTTACGTGCCGCTCGTAGTGCAGGATGAAGATGGATTCGGTGATTTCCAGCACCAGTTTGCGCGGAGACAGGCGAGTGGCCTCCAGCACGTCGGTCACCAGTTGCACCAGGCTGTCCTCGTCCATCTGCTTGACGGAAAGATTCACGTGGACGCGCCAGGCGGACGGCCACAGCGCCGCCTGCGTGCAGGCCCGCTCCAGGATCCAGGCGCCCAGCGGCACAATGAGGCCGCTGCGTTCGGCCAGTTCAATCGTGACGGCCGGCGACACGCTGCCCAGCACGGGGTGATGCCAGCGCAGCAGGGCCTCGCAGCCCTGCACCACCCCGGTGCCGCTGTCGCAGACCGGCTGGTAGTACAGCTCGAACTGCTCCATGTCGGGCGTGGTCAACGCCAGCCGCAGGTCGTTTTCCAGGCCCTGCTGATCCCGCTGGCGCGCCAGCAGACGGAAATCAAAGAGGTTCCAGCCCTCGCCGCCGCGTTCCTTGAGCGGGACCATCGCGACCTGAACGCAGCGCTGCAGTTCTTCGACGCTGCGGCCGTGGGCGGGATAGAGGGCAGCGCCGATCCGAAAGACCGCAATAAGGGGACGGCCTCCCAGTTCGTAGGGCGCGCTCAGGTCGGCCAGCAATTTGGCCGACACCTGCGCGGCACCCTCTTCGTCCACGCTGGGGACGCAGACAGTGAACGAATCGGCACCGGCACGGGCCGCCATTCCGCCCAGCGCGCGGGCGACCAGCCCAAGCCGGTCCGCCACCTGCACCACGAGGGCCTGGTCTTCGCCCGCGCGCAGCATCGCGCTGATCTGGGCGTAGTGTTCGAAACTGACCAGAAAAAAGGCGCCGCGGCGCGTCGTGCCCTGCGGCTTGCCCAGCCAGGTACGCACGCGACGATGCAGCTCCTGCTGGCTAAGGAGGCCGGTCAATTCGTCACGCGTCAAACGCCGCCGGAGCGTGCGCTCCCGGCGGACGAAAAGCAGACTGATCGCTGCAAGTGCGCCCGCGAGCGTCAGGCACAGTGCGAGCAGGTAACTCTCACGCACGGAGCCCCCTATCCATATGCCCCCGGCGTTGCGGCCCGACCACGGGCCCAGGGGCTGTAACATATTTTAAATTATGCATTGCTTTCGCAAAAACACGCCACTTTTCGGAGGCAACACGCCCCTTCTTTCCTGACATCCTTGGGTTCTTGGTTTGCTCGCGGCAGGTCATGGCAGGGTCCTGGATGGCAGTCGCTGGCCGGTCCTCTCGCCATGCCTCGCTCCATCTACGACACCGAAGCGCCAAAAATTAATACGCTGTGTCTCAATAGTTCTCAACCGGCCAATTATCACGAGCGAAATAATTGCACACCTTGTCTGATATGACCGAGGATTTCGTAATATTCTGTGCGTTCTGTGACAGCCCCCATTACAGTGTCAGCTTTGCCATCGCAATCTCCGTAACGTGTGTCACGTTTGATATCCAGGTTTTATCCCGCGCAGGCGTTCTTGCCGCCTGACGCTCCCGTTTAGGCGGCAGCCGACGCGATACCCCGCCGGAACCGCGCAAGCCCAGGAAGGGACACGCAAGTAACATGCCCACATTACGCCGGCTGCTTTTATGCTCCGCTCTTCTGATCGGCTTCATCCTGCTTGGCGCCCAGGCGCTCGGGATGCTGGCGGCGCACCGCTACCTCAACACCCAGCTCGCGCAGCAAAGCGAAGCGGGCGCCAACGCGCTGGCGTGGGCGCTGTCTCACGGCACGGGCACTCAGCAGGAGCAGGCCGAGCTCGCGGATGAACTGTTCGGCCAGGGCCTGTATTCGCTGGTAAATATCACGAACGAAGGAAATGCCCTGCGCGTGGAGCGCCGGTCGCCGCCGGCCGCCGGCCGCGACCGGGACTGGCGCGCCGCATGGCTGAACATGGAAGCGCCGGCGGTGTCCCGGCCCTTCGCCACGCCCAACGGCAAGACCAAGGGCACCCTGACCGTGCAGGCCGACGCGCGGCTGGCGCGCGACACGCTATGGCAAGGCGGTGTGCGGGTGCTGGGCCTGGCGTTGGCCGCCGCCGCTTTCTGGGCGCTTTTCGCGACCAACCTCGTACGGTGGATCGAGGCCCGGACATCTCGGGACATCTGCGACCGCGTGCGGGCCCTGGCGCCGGGCGCCGGCACGGCGCTGACCGGCTCCTGCGAAATGCCGGGGGTGGACCAGGCGCTGGTCGATGCGCAGCGGCGCGTGGCCGCCACGGTGCAGGAACAGAACGCCCGCATCGAATCCCTGCAAAGCGAGATCTACCGGGACCCAATCAGCCGCCTGTCCAACCGCAAGCATTTCATCGACCAGTTCAGGCTGGCCCTGACCGACAAATCCGACGACACGGGCGGGCACCTGCTGATGTTCCGCCAGCGAGATCTGGCGCAGATCAACCGGCACCTGTCCCGCGCCTTCACCGACCAGTGGCTGCGGTCGTCGTCGGACCGGCTGCGCAAGCTGGTGGAGGAATTCGGCGGTCCGGGCGCGCTGCTCGCGCGGATCAGCGGCTCGGACTTCGCCCTGCTGCTGCCCCGCACCTCAGCGCCGCAGGCCAGCCTGCTGGCCGAACGCGTGCGGCGCGAGCTGCGGTCCCTGCGCGTGCCGATGGACAAGTACGGCTGGTGCCGCTGGGCGCTGGCCATGGCCGAGTTCGCCCCGGGCGACAA includes:
- a CDS encoding bifunctional diguanylate cyclase/phosphodiesterase; translated protein: MRESYLLALCLTLAGALAAISLLFVRRERTLRRRLTRDELTGLLSQQELHRRVRTWLGKPQGTTRRGAFFLVSFEHYAQISAMLRAGEDQALVVQVADRLGLVARALGGMAARAGADSFTVCVPSVDEEGAAQVSAKLLADLSAPYELGGRPLIAVFRIGAALYPAHGRSVEELQRCVQVAMVPLKERGGEGWNLFDFRLLARQRDQQGLENDLRLALTTPDMEQFELYYQPVCDSGTGVVQGCEALLRWHHPVLGSVSPAVTIELAERSGLIVPLGAWILERACTQAALWPSAWRVHVNLSVKQMDEDSLVQLVTDVLEATRLSPRKLVLEITESIFILHYERHVKILNILRDKGIGVALDDFGCGYSSLNHLRHLPIDWVKIDRSFISALESDAGSREVVSALFGLCKAMHLPVVAEGVETEGQREILKSLGCRVMQGYLLGRPAPAAQIQALASAVS
- a CDS encoding EAL domain-containing protein, yielding MPTLRRLLLCSALLIGFILLGAQALGMLAAHRYLNTQLAQQSEAGANALAWALSHGTGTQQEQAELADELFGQGLYSLVNITNEGNALRVERRSPPAAGRDRDWRAAWLNMEAPAVSRPFATPNGKTKGTLTVQADARLARDTLWQGGVRVLGLALAAAAFWALFATNLVRWIEARTSRDICDRVRALAPGAGTALTGSCEMPGVDQALVDAQRRVAATVQEQNARIESLQSEIYRDPISRLSNRKHFIDQFRLALTDKSDDTGGHLLMFRQRDLAQINRHLSRAFTDQWLRSSSDRLRKLVEEFGGPGALLARISGSDFALLLPRTSAPQASLLAERVRRELRSLRVPMDKYGWCRWALAMAEFAPGDNMSDILARLDHALMCAESADDDQITPASQAADSTRIGEYSWHDALVTALEQHRFSLAAQPLHDLSGAVLHYEATLALHDASGTDPVPASIFMPPAVRLGLSAECDIQAIRLGLDWLFTHEGALTVPVSLATLAQGSFFTRLERMLADRPALTMRLILDVDAAGLVEQGADVRLLCDIVTGAGGRVGVSRLSQQFGAMEHLHEFPVSYVTLCGSFITGLLHSPGSQHLAATVVATARTLDMAVYAADVPDSATQFVLEEIGVRAISGAVVNFAHAHDLAHDHQWVPS
- a CDS encoding M48 family metallopeptidase, with the protein product MKQKRHFLRNAGAVLSLAVLAGCTGMNTTQSGAVGVNRTQYMSSMVPSQALEQEAAQQYADILQQAKSKGLLDRDAKQVARVRDISQRLIAQAGVFRPDATGWKWEVHVLSSDEINAWCMPGGKIAVYTGLISKINPTDDELAAVLGHEIAHALREHARERVSQQMATDLGLQVLSIATGSPAASDLGGQFTSVMFTLPNSRTHETEADRMGVELAARAGYDPRAAVTLWQKMGAASQGSAPPEILSTHPSAASRISDLQAAAQKVMPLYEQSKGQGAR
- the aroC gene encoding chorismate synthase, which codes for MPGNTLGTLFTVTNFGESHGPAIGCVVDGCPPGLALDASDIQAELDRRRPGTSRHVTQRQEADQVEILSGVYDGVTTGTPIGLLIRNTDARSKDYSNIADTFRPGHADFAYWRKFGMRDPRGGGRSSARLTAPTVAAGAIAKKWLAEHHGVKVRGYMSQLGPIAIPFVSWDEVPNNPFYAPNAEVVPELEAYMDQLRRDGDSIGARIEVVAENLPAGWGEPIYDRLDADIAHVMMGLNAVKGVSIGAGFDCIAQRGSEHGDEITPEGFLSNHAGGVLGGISTGQPITVSLAIKPTSSIRVERRSVNRANEPVMVQTLGRHDPCVGIRATPIAEAMLALVLIDHALRHRGQCGAAPV